The following proteins come from a genomic window of Enterococcus gilvus ATCC BAA-350:
- a CDS encoding histidine phosphatase family protein has protein sequence MKFDLAYSSDLGRQRNTAKQILAQNENKKPKLLEHDGFKEWNYGGFEGKTNVEMWTPIFEANDLTFDEEWTDYDKLVNTLGDEGVADAIAEADSLKVAETYEEITERGQAAMDKVIADAKKKKAKRVLIVSSGSMIPTILEMVVPGEYKGEAIDNCSVTTLKYKDNHYSVAKINDTQYVE, from the coding sequence ATCAAGTTTGATTTAGCTTATTCCAGTGATTTAGGACGTCAACGCAATACAGCGAAACAAATATTGGCGCAAAATGAAAACAAAAAGCCCAAGCTTTTGGAGCATGATGGCTTCAAGGAGTGGAATTACGGCGGCTTTGAAGGTAAGACAAACGTTGAAATGTGGACACCTATCTTTGAAGCAAATGATTTAACGTTTGACGAGGAATGGACGGACTATGACAAACTGGTGAATACGTTAGGCGATGAAGGAGTAGCCGATGCCATTGCAGAGGCAGATTCATTAAAAGTAGCTGAAACGTATGAAGAAATCACTGAAAGAGGACAAGCAGCAATGGACAAAGTGATCGCTGACGCCAAAAAGAAAAAAGCGAAAAGGGTTCTGATCGTTTCTTCCGGTAGCATGATTCCTACTATACTTGAAATGGTGGTTCCTGGGGAATATAAAGGAGAAGCTATTGATAACTGTAGTGTCACTACACTCAAATATAAAGACAACCATTACTCCGTAGCTAAAATCAATGATACTCAATATGTAGAGTGA
- a CDS encoding phosphoglycerate mutase family protein yields the protein MKKIWGLVVVVVLGLLGLIGGISTQANEKASDKKSEITIYLVRHGKTFFNTTGQVQGFADSPLTDKGIEQAKQVGKGVKISSLI from the coding sequence ATGAAAAAGATTTGGGGATTAGTTGTGGTAGTAGTACTAGGCTTATTAGGCTTAATCGGCGGAATCTCTACTCAGGCAAATGAAAAAGCTTCTGATAAAAAGAGTGAGATAACAATCTATCTTGTCCGTCACGGAAAAACATTTTTTAATACAACTGGGCAGGTCCAAGGCTTTGCAGACTCGCCATTGACAGATAAAGGGATCGAACAAGCGAAGCAAGTTGGTAAAGGGGTGAAAATATCAAGTTTGATTTAG